The Jiangella sp. DSM 45060 genome contains the following window.
CATGACTGACCTATCCATGGATCGACTGGCAGCGCACAAGCCTTGCGGGCCGGTTCCTGTGGATCGTGTGATTCACGGCCGCCGATTGACGCCTCTGGCCGCCGCTGTCGGTAGCCCGTGGAAGGATGACGTCGAACCACAACGACCCGGGCGCGTGCCCGAGGGGAGGACGGACCGGTGAAGTTCCGGCTCGATCGCGATGTACTGGCAGAGGCGGTGGCCTGGACGGCCCGCACCCTGCCCAACCGGCCGACGGTGCCGGTCCTGGCCGGCCTGCGCATCGACGCGTCCGACACCCAGGTGACGTTCTCGTCGTTCGACTACGAGGTGTCCGGGCGCGTGTCCGTCGACGCCGACGTCGCCGACGGTGGCACCGTTCTGGTCTCCGGCCGGCTGCTGGCCGACATCGCCCGGTCACTGCCGAACAAGCCGGTCGATCTCAACGCCGACGGCGCCAAGGTCACCATCACGTGTGGCAGCGCCCGGTTCACGCTGCTGACGCTGCCGGTCGAGGAGTACCCCGACCTCCCCTCCATGCCCGACGCCTCGGGCACCGTCGACGGCGCCGTCCTCGCCGAGGCGGTCAGCCAGGTGGCGGTCGCCGCCGGCCGCGACGACATGCTGCCCACGCTCACCGGCATCCGCATCGAGATCGAGGGCGAGACCGTCACCCTCGGCGCCACCGACCGGTACCGGCTGGCGGTCCGCGAGTTCACCTGGAACCCCGGCTCCCCCGACATCTCCGCGGTCGCGTTGGTACCGGCCCGCACGCTGGTCGACGCCGCCAAGACGCTCGGCCCGGCCGGCGAGGTCACGCTCGCGCTCGGCACCGGCACGCAAGACAGCCTGCTCGGCCTGGCCGCCGGCGGACGGCACACCACCAGCCGGCTCATCGACGGCGAGTGGGTGCCCAATTACCGCCGGCTGTTCCCGGCCGAGACCGCCACGGTCGCGCGGGTCGAGATCTCCGCGCTGGTCGAGTCGGTGAAGCGGGTCGCGCTGGTGGCCGAGCGCAACACCCCGGTCCGGCTCGCGTTCGACGAAGGCCAGGTCGTGCTCGAGGCCGGCAGCGGCGAGGACGCGCAGGCCTCCGAGGCGCTGCCCGCCGAGGTCCAGGGCCCGGCCATCGCCACCGGCTTCAACCCGACGTACCTCCTCGACGGGCTGCAGGCGCTCGGAACCCCGTTCGCCCACCTGTCCTTCACCGACACCCCGCTGAAGCCGGTGGTCATCCAGGGTGTCGACAGCGCCGAGGCCGAGCCCACCGGCGGCTACCGGTACCTCGCCATGCCCATCCGGCTGTCGGGCTGACGGCCTGTGCCGGCTCATCCGGGCGAACGACCCCTGGTCGCACACGGCGGGTCCGGCGCGCGAGGATGGTGACATCGGGCTCGCGCCGCGACACGGCGCATCGTCACGGGGAGGAACTCTGGTGGCCACGGAAGGAAACGTCATGGAGCTGGGCCTGGTCGGCCTCGGTCGTATGGGCGGCAACATGCGCGAGCGGCTGCGGCGCGCCGGCCACACAGTGGTGGGCTTCGACCGCAACCCCGAGGTCAGCGATGTCGGCAGCCTGAAAGAGCTGGTCGAGCGGCTGTCGGCGCCCCGCGCGGTGTGGGTCATGGTGCCGGCCGGCGAGGCGACTCGCGCCACCGTCCAGGAGTTGGGCGAGCTGCTCGACGCCGGCGACCTCGTCATCGACGGCGGCAACTCCAAGTTCACCGACGACCGCGAGCACGCCGACATCCTGGCCGGTCACGGCGTCGGCTACGTCGACTGCGGGGTGTCCGGCGGCATCTGGGGCCTCGACGTCGGCTACGGGCTGATGGCCGGCGGCGACAAACAGCACGTCGAGCGCCTCATGCCGATCTTCGACGCGCTGCGCCCCGAGGGCCCGCGCGACGAGGGCTTCGTCCACGCCGGCGGCGTCGGCGCAGGTCACTACGCCAAGATGGTGCACAACGGCATCGAGTACGGCCTCATGCAGGCCTACGGCGAGGGCTACGAGCTGCTCGCGGCCTCCGGTGTCGTCGACGACATCCACGGCACGCTCAAGGCGTGGTCGCGCGGCACCGTCGTGCGCTCCTGGCTGCTCGACCTCCTGGTCCGGGCGCTCGAGCAGGACCCCGCGCTGGCCGAGATCGAGGGCTACGTCGAAGACTCCGGCGAGGGCCGCTGGACGGTCGAGGAGTCCATCCGCAACTCCGTGCCGGCGCCGGTCATCACGGCCGCGCTGTTCGCCCGGTTCGAGTCCCGGCAGGACGACTCCCCGGCCATGAAGGCGGTGGCCGCGCTGCGCAACCAGTTCGGCGGCCACGCGGTCAAGGCGGCCGAGGCCGGGCCGACGTCCGGGACCGGCGACACCCGGGCCTGACGGCTCGCGCATGCACGTCGCCCATCTGTCGCTGGCCGACTTCCGCTCCTACGCCTCGGTCGAGCTGCCGCTCGAGCCCGGCGTCACGGCGTTCGTCGGCCCCAACGGCCACGGCAAGACCAACCTGGTCGAGGCGCTGAACTACCTCGCCACGCTGGGCAGCCACCGGGTCGCGCAGGACGCTCCCCTGGTCCGGCTCGGCGCCGAGCGGGCGGTCGTGCGCGGCAGCGTCGTCGAGACCATGGGCGGCGAGCCGCGCAGCACGCTGCTCGAGATCGAGATCACGCCGGGCAAGGCCAACCGCGCCCGGCTGAACCGGTCGCCGGTCCCACGGCCGCGTGAGCTGCTCGGCGTGCTGACCACCGTGCTGTTCGCGCCCGAGGACCTCGCGCTGGTCAAGGGTGACCCGTCCGAGCGGCGCCGGTTCCTCGACGAACTGCTGGTCGCCCGCGCGCCGCGGTTCGCCGGCGTCCGCTCCGACTACGACCGGGTGCTGAAGCAGCGCAACGCGCTGCTGAAGTCGGCCGGCATGGCCATGCGGGCCAGCCGCGGCGGCGGGTCGTCGCGCGGGCCCGACCTCAGCACGCTGGACGTCTGGGACACCCACCTGGCGCAGGCCGGCGCCGAGTTGCTGGCCGCCCGTCTCGACCTCGTCGAGGCACTCCAGCCGCTGGTCACGAAGGCGTACGACGCGGTGGCCGGCGGCTCCGGCCCGTCCGGCGACCGCGAGGCGCGGCTCACGTACAAGTCCTCGCTCGGCCCCGGCGCCGAGTTGGTGC
Protein-coding sequences here:
- the recF gene encoding DNA replication/repair protein RecF; this encodes MHVAHLSLADFRSYASVELPLEPGVTAFVGPNGHGKTNLVEALNYLATLGSHRVAQDAPLVRLGAERAVVRGSVVETMGGEPRSTLLEIEITPGKANRARLNRSPVPRPRELLGVLTTVLFAPEDLALVKGDPSERRRFLDELLVARAPRFAGVRSDYDRVLKQRNALLKSAGMAMRASRGGGSSRGPDLSTLDVWDTHLAQAGAELLAARLDLVEALQPLVTKAYDAVAGGSGPSGDREARLTYKSSLGPGAELVPSRDTLAAALLEALAGVRRDELDRGVSLIGPHRDDLVLSLGPMPAKGYASHGESWSFALALRLASYELLRSAGSDPVLVLDDVFAELDGGRRDRLAELTAGAEQVLVTAAVPADVPAGLTGARVDVLGGEVRRAE
- the gnd gene encoding phosphogluconate dehydrogenase (NAD(+)-dependent, decarboxylating), which produces MELGLVGLGRMGGNMRERLRRAGHTVVGFDRNPEVSDVGSLKELVERLSAPRAVWVMVPAGEATRATVQELGELLDAGDLVIDGGNSKFTDDREHADILAGHGVGYVDCGVSGGIWGLDVGYGLMAGGDKQHVERLMPIFDALRPEGPRDEGFVHAGGVGAGHYAKMVHNGIEYGLMQAYGEGYELLAASGVVDDIHGTLKAWSRGTVVRSWLLDLLVRALEQDPALAEIEGYVEDSGEGRWTVEESIRNSVPAPVITAALFARFESRQDDSPAMKAVAALRNQFGGHAVKAAEAGPTSGTGDTRA
- the dnaN gene encoding DNA polymerase III subunit beta, whose translation is MKFRLDRDVLAEAVAWTARTLPNRPTVPVLAGLRIDASDTQVTFSSFDYEVSGRVSVDADVADGGTVLVSGRLLADIARSLPNKPVDLNADGAKVTITCGSARFTLLTLPVEEYPDLPSMPDASGTVDGAVLAEAVSQVAVAAGRDDMLPTLTGIRIEIEGETVTLGATDRYRLAVREFTWNPGSPDISAVALVPARTLVDAAKTLGPAGEVTLALGTGTQDSLLGLAAGGRHTTSRLIDGEWVPNYRRLFPAETATVARVEISALVESVKRVALVAERNTPVRLAFDEGQVVLEAGSGEDAQASEALPAEVQGPAIATGFNPTYLLDGLQALGTPFAHLSFTDTPLKPVVIQGVDSAEAEPTGGYRYLAMPIRLSG